The Mammaliicoccus sciuri genome window below encodes:
- the wecB gene encoding non-hydrolyzing UDP-N-acetylglucosamine 2-epimerase — MSKLKLMTIVGTRPEIIRLSATIKACDKYFNQILVHTGQNYDYTLNQVFFEELELREPDHYLEAVGKDLGETMGNIIAKSYEVLAQEQPDALLILGDTNSCLAAVSAKRLKIPVFHMEAGNRCFDQNVPEEINRKIVDHVSDVNLPYTEHSRRYLLDEGFKKENIFVTGSPMREVLEQYEEKINTSDALKTLNLEPNKYILVSAHREENIDIEDNFNSLMNAINEIAEKYQLPVIYSTHPRSWKKIEERSFEFHPLVKQLKPFGFFDYNALQKNAFVVLSDSGTLSEESSILKFPGILIRTSTERPEVLDKGTVIIGGIKYDNLVQSVELARDMQNNNEPMIDTIDYKDVNVSQKVVKIIQSYTEIINRNTWRK, encoded by the coding sequence ATGAGTAAATTGAAGTTAATGACTATCGTTGGAACTAGACCAGAAATAATTAGATTATCAGCAACAATAAAAGCGTGTGATAAATATTTTAATCAGATTCTTGTACACACAGGTCAAAATTATGACTATACATTGAATCAAGTTTTCTTTGAAGAATTAGAATTAAGAGAACCAGATCATTATCTAGAAGCGGTTGGTAAAGATTTAGGTGAGACAATGGGTAATATCATTGCTAAGTCTTATGAAGTGTTAGCACAAGAACAACCAGACGCATTATTAATACTTGGAGATACAAATAGTTGTTTAGCTGCAGTATCAGCTAAAAGATTAAAGATACCTGTATTTCATATGGAAGCAGGGAATCGTTGCTTTGATCAAAATGTACCTGAAGAAATAAATAGAAAAATAGTGGATCATGTTAGTGATGTGAATCTGCCATATACAGAACACAGTAGAAGATATTTATTAGATGAAGGATTCAAAAAAGAAAACATTTTTGTTACTGGTTCGCCAATGCGTGAAGTATTAGAGCAATATGAAGAGAAAATTAATACAAGTGATGCGTTAAAAACATTGAATCTTGAGCCGAACAAATACATCTTAGTTTCTGCACATCGAGAAGAAAATATTGATATAGAGGATAATTTCAATTCTTTAATGAATGCTATAAATGAGATAGCAGAGAAATATCAATTACCTGTAATATATTCTACTCATCCAAGAAGTTGGAAGAAAATCGAAGAAAGATCATTTGAGTTTCATCCATTAGTAAAACAACTTAAACCATTCGGTTTCTTTGATTACAATGCATTACAAAAAAATGCATTTGTTGTGCTTTCAGATAGCGGAACTTTATCAGAAGAGTCATCAATATTAAAATTCCCAGGCATACTTATCAGAACATCTACCGAACGACCGGAAGTTTTGGATAAAGGTACAGTTATAATTGGTGGAATCAAATATGACAATTTAGTCCAATCAGTAGAACTTGCCAGAGACATGCAAAATAATAATGAGCCAATGATAGATACAATTGACTATAAAGATGTTAATGTTTCTCAAAAAGTAGTGAAAATAATTCAAAGTTATACAGAGATTATTAATAGAAATACTTGGAGGAAGTAG
- a CDS encoding O-antigen ligase family protein → MLISKKLLLSICDYIMLILIFIISLVNIVGLIAFIIFSFYLFIQKEKGILKLVLLLTLRFIINESIDYNHGYLYLISLYKYALLFIVIPIILIFKAKLILADAILKKFLFYSIGCFLVFFITSLIVSKYPLVSLMKLMNYFIPLIEIVILTYLVRKNFDFLKWLSNYFIIIFLFSLSLIMDYKGYLLNGFSFQGILNHPNIFGVLSVLGIVIILTYCLTSNLNLFNNIFLFCIIAIAILELILTNSRSSFLALLLSLIIILIFSRISIILKFFISSIFIIASILLISIPTVFHFLMDFIRKGQSSEHILLSRYGQINNLEFVLNNSPIFGIGFGIPVNMSSIELNDFVFEAGNLFVGLIIFTGVFGLLMYALYVIGIIFIRNKINREFLIIILSTILVNTGEMIMFSSNNVGIYCYVLWAIYIATEQKYKKSDVRIGEV, encoded by the coding sequence GTGTTAATTTCTAAAAAACTATTATTATCTATTTGCGACTATATAATGTTAATTTTAATTTTTATAATAAGTTTGGTAAATATTGTTGGTCTAATTGCATTTATTATTTTTTCTTTCTATTTATTTATTCAGAAAGAAAAAGGAATTTTAAAATTGGTTTTATTACTAACTTTAAGGTTTATTATAAATGAGTCAATAGATTATAACCATGGTTACCTATATTTAATCAGTTTATATAAATATGCACTTCTTTTTATAGTAATACCCATAATACTTATCTTTAAGGCAAAATTAATACTAGCTGATGCGATATTAAAAAAATTCCTATTTTATTCGATAGGCTGTTTTCTAGTATTTTTTATTACAAGTTTAATAGTTTCAAAATATCCATTAGTTTCTTTAATGAAGCTAATGAATTACTTCATACCACTAATTGAGATAGTAATTTTAACGTATTTAGTTAGAAAAAATTTCGATTTCTTAAAATGGTTGTCAAATTATTTTATAATAATATTTTTATTCTCTTTATCATTAATTATGGATTATAAAGGATATCTACTAAATGGATTTTCTTTTCAGGGTATATTAAATCATCCAAATATATTTGGAGTATTAAGCGTATTAGGAATAGTTATAATTTTAACATACTGTTTAACTTCAAATTTAAATTTATTTAATAATATCTTCTTGTTTTGTATTATAGCAATCGCAATTTTAGAACTGATTTTAACCAATTCAAGATCATCATTTTTAGCATTGCTATTATCATTAATAATTATATTGATTTTTTCAAGAATTTCTATAATTTTAAAATTTTTCATTTCATCTATATTTATAATTGCAAGTATTCTATTAATCTCTATTCCAACTGTATTTCATTTTTTAATGGATTTTATAAGAAAAGGTCAATCTTCAGAACACATATTATTATCTAGATATGGTCAAATTAATAATTTAGAATTTGTACTCAATAATAGCCCAATATTCGGTATAGGATTCGGAATCCCTGTGAATATGTCAAGTATAGAACTTAATGATTTTGTTTTTGAAGCAGGAAATTTATTTGTGGGATTAATTATATTTACTGGGGTTTTTGGGTTGTTAATGTATGCTTTATATGTTATTGGCATAATATTTATTAGAAATAAAATTAATAGAGAATTTTTAATAATTATTTTATCAACAATATTAGTGAATACTGGTGAAATGATTATGTTTAGTAGTAATAATGTTGGTATTTATTGTTATGTTTTATGGGCAATTTATATTGCAACTGAACAAAAGTATAAAAAATCAGATGTTAGGATAGGTGAAGTTTAG
- a CDS encoding glycosyltransferase codes for MKKLLIVAEYFRPGYKAGGPIKSIENLANVLNEDINIYILTRNHDLHEITPYNIQKDKWIKQSENSLFYDNDNLGFKTFKKINIDEFDYIYLNSLFSSTTIKFLIKNKTLQNIFLSPRGELGEGALKLKRAKKLLFLKIVKWFRLYKNVTFIGSSKLEINEIIKFFPKNRMYEVSNLSAPSKYKFINNKVSGKVNIFFVSRITHKKNLSFLLDLLEKIEEEVNLKVIGPAEDEKYYQKCQELIEKLPSNININFVGSKDPNEIYALVKDEDYFILPTLNENYGHVIAEALSFKKPVILSDETPWNEYIIKNKLGYILNLNDVLWINSLKEVIKQDSNDYEKYANNFRTIEEDFEKKNDEIKNKYLRIFK; via the coding sequence GTGAAAAAACTACTCATTGTTGCAGAATATTTTAGACCTGGGTATAAAGCAGGTGGGCCTATAAAATCTATTGAAAATTTAGCTAATGTATTAAATGAGGATATAAATATATATATTTTGACAAGAAATCATGATTTACATGAAATAACTCCATATAATATACAAAAAGATAAATGGATAAAGCAAAGTGAAAATTCTCTTTTTTATGATAATGATAATTTAGGTTTTAAAACTTTTAAAAAAATTAATATTGATGAATTTGATTATATATATTTAAATAGCTTATTTTCTAGTACTACTATAAAGTTTTTGATTAAGAATAAGACATTACAAAATATTTTTTTATCTCCTAGAGGTGAATTGGGTGAAGGGGCATTAAAATTAAAAAGGGCAAAAAAACTTTTATTCTTAAAAATTGTAAAATGGTTTAGGTTATATAAAAATGTGACTTTTATAGGAAGTTCAAAATTAGAAATAAACGAAATTATTAAATTTTTCCCAAAAAATAGAATGTATGAAGTCTCAAACTTATCTGCACCATCAAAGTACAAATTTATAAATAATAAAGTATCAGGTAAAGTGAATATATTTTTTGTTTCTAGAATCACACATAAGAAGAATTTATCGTTTTTACTAGATTTATTGGAAAAAATAGAAGAAGAAGTGAATCTTAAAGTAATAGGACCAGCAGAAGATGAAAAGTACTATCAGAAATGCCAAGAATTAATAGAGAAACTACCATCGAATATTAATATAAATTTTGTGGGGAGTAAAGATCCAAATGAAATATATGCTCTAGTAAAAGATGAGGATTATTTTATACTCCCTACTTTAAATGAAAATTATGGTCATGTTATTGCTGAGGCTTTATCTTTCAAAAAACCAGTTATTTTAAGTGATGAAACTCCATGGAATGAATATATTATTAAAAATAAACTAGGATATATATTAAATTTGAATGATGTATTATGGATAAATTCATTGAAGGAAGTTATTAAACAAGATAGTAATGATTATGAGAAATATGCTAATAATTTTCGAACTATTGAAGAGGATTTTGAAAAAAAGAATGATGAAATTAAGAATAAATATTTAAGGATCTTTAAATGA
- a CDS encoding lipopolysaccharide biosynthesis protein — protein sequence MIKKIGGLMISNILFGFSQMIIIVFLNKYGGISAAGQYTLALAIVAPITVLFNMGLNLHYNTSKKDVNINDYLYIRYITGILVIIISVIIGMILNHEKSIIIIILLVSILKFIESLFEINYAFLQKKEMHNSIAYSKIIRSMIIIVWILIVSFLLEFNLIIMLFGFILLNFIYLYIYDVKNINKLKEKKAVRLHEVKYIVISSIPLAISIFIDSLNVNFQRLIIEKYISIEEVGIYASLTTVMISGQLLISAFLTYFLPKLNKAVKLNDINKYINVLVVMIMTSMILGVFSLLSVILLGDYIVLILFTEEYIKYKSLLIFIMVTGLFWYISGTLYYGVIALNLYKAQMISLIISFIINFIFTWILVQSIGIRGAAIGLMLSMISRCICLSLVIIIEIKKLKRIR from the coding sequence ATGATTAAAAAAATTGGTGGTTTAATGATTTCCAACATATTGTTTGGATTTAGCCAAATGATTATTATAGTATTTTTAAATAAATATGGTGGTATTTCTGCCGCAGGACAGTATACCCTCGCCTTAGCAATAGTAGCACCAATAACAGTGCTTTTTAATATGGGATTAAATTTACATTATAATACTAGTAAAAAAGACGTAAATATTAATGATTATCTATATATAAGGTACATTACTGGGATTTTAGTGATTATAATATCTGTTATTATTGGAATGATATTAAATCATGAAAAATCAATAATTATAATAATACTTTTAGTATCCATATTAAAATTTATAGAGTCATTATTTGAAATTAATTATGCTTTCTTACAAAAAAAAGAAATGCACAATTCAATTGCATATTCAAAGATAATAAGGTCAATGATTATTATTGTATGGATTTTGATAGTTTCATTTTTATTAGAATTCAATTTAATAATAATGTTATTTGGTTTTATACTATTGAACTTTATATATCTATATATATATGATGTCAAAAATATAAATAAATTAAAAGAAAAAAAAGCAGTAAGATTACATGAAGTTAAATATATAGTAATAAGCTCAATTCCGTTAGCAATTTCTATATTTATTGATTCATTAAATGTTAATTTCCAAAGATTGATAATAGAAAAATATATTTCGATTGAAGAAGTAGGTATCTATGCCTCTTTAACGACTGTTATGATTTCAGGTCAATTATTAATAAGTGCATTTCTTACGTATTTTTTACCAAAATTAAATAAAGCAGTTAAGTTAAATGATATAAATAAATATATTAATGTACTAGTAGTTATGATTATGACATCAATGATTTTGGGTGTTTTTTCACTGCTAAGTGTAATTTTATTAGGTGACTATATTGTCTTGATTTTATTTACTGAAGAATATATTAAATATAAATCTCTTCTAATATTTATCATGGTTACTGGTTTATTTTGGTACATCTCAGGAACTTTATACTATGGAGTAATAGCACTGAATCTATATAAAGCTCAAATGATTAGTTTAATTATTTCTTTTATTATTAATTTTATTTTCACTTGGATTTTAGTTCAAAGCATTGGAATTAGAGGAGCTGCAATTGGTCTAATGCTAAGTATGATATCAAGGTGTATATGTTTGTCTTTAGTTATAATTATTGAAATTAAAAAATTGAAAAGGATTAGATAA
- a CDS encoding UDP-glucose dehydrogenase family protein encodes MNISIIGVGYVGLVTGVSLAEIGNKVTCIDIDKEKIEQLNKGIPTIYEENLEELLKKNIDNKNIAFSTDFNDINESEIIFITVGTPENENGEANLSYVNSAIEKVMEYIKKDIIIIMKSTVPIGTNDLLERRFRSMNNEYKVDFVSNPEFLAQGTAIHDTFNASRIVIGLNNENIKSKINDLYAPFNQPVLFMNRTSAELVKYASNTFLALKISFINEIANLSDEIGADIKDVTKGMSYDDRIGKKFLNAGLGYGGSCFPKDTKALLKIAEKNNTELLTIKSTVDINEKQKYRLIKKLTDNGYKVKGKKIAILGLSFKPNTDDIREAPSLKNIEKLLELGAEISVFDPLVNGKVKTIFGDKIEYFNTPEEALDAADYSLIFTEWEEIKKLSPVTFTKNMKTPIIFDGRNCLDIKENTDIKYYGIGR; translated from the coding sequence ATGAATATTTCTATAATTGGTGTGGGATATGTAGGTTTAGTAACTGGTGTGAGTTTAGCAGAAATAGGTAATAAGGTTACCTGTATAGATATTGATAAAGAGAAAATTGAACAATTGAATAAGGGTATACCAACTATCTATGAAGAAAACCTAGAGGAACTATTAAAAAAGAATATAGATAATAAAAACATAGCATTTTCAACAGATTTTAATGATATCAATGAATCAGAAATAATATTTATAACAGTTGGTACGCCTGAAAATGAAAATGGTGAAGCGAATCTATCTTATGTAAATAGTGCTATAGAAAAAGTTATGGAGTATATTAAAAAAGATATTATTATTATTATGAAAAGTACTGTACCAATAGGAACAAATGATTTATTAGAAAGAAGATTTAGAAGTATGAATAATGAATATAAAGTTGATTTTGTTTCTAATCCAGAGTTTTTGGCACAAGGAACTGCTATTCATGATACTTTTAACGCTTCTAGAATTGTAATTGGCCTAAATAATGAAAATATCAAAAGTAAAATTAACGATTTATATGCACCTTTCAATCAACCAGTTTTATTTATGAATAGAACAAGTGCTGAATTAGTAAAATACGCTTCTAATACTTTTTTAGCATTAAAAATTTCATTTATAAATGAAATTGCAAATCTTAGTGATGAAATTGGGGCAGATATTAAAGATGTAACAAAAGGGATGTCTTACGATGATAGAATAGGTAAAAAATTCTTGAATGCTGGTCTTGGATATGGTGGATCTTGCTTCCCTAAAGATACTAAAGCACTACTAAAAATCGCAGAAAAAAATAATACGGAACTATTAACTATCAAATCAACGGTTGATATTAATGAAAAACAAAAGTATCGATTAATTAAAAAATTAACTGATAATGGATATAAAGTAAAAGGGAAAAAAATTGCTATATTAGGATTATCGTTCAAACCAAATACAGATGATATAAGAGAAGCACCTTCATTAAAAAATATTGAAAAATTATTAGAATTAGGTGCTGAAATATCTGTTTTTGATCCTTTAGTAAATGGAAAAGTTAAAACAATATTTGGTGATAAGATTGAATACTTTAATACACCCGAAGAAGCACTTGATGCAGCGGATTATTCATTAATATTTACTGAATGGGAAGAAATTAAAAAGCTATCTCCTGTAACATTTACTAAGAATATGAAAACTCCAATTATTTTTGATGGAAGAAATTGCTTAGATATAAAAGAGAACACAGATATTAAATATTATGGAATAGGAAGATAG
- a CDS encoding glycosyltransferase family 4 protein codes for MNIIFLTLIDFKTTKDQGIYHDFINELKKYSNKIVVVSPNERRKKNITEIINEGKVDILKVKTGNITKTNKIEKGIRTLFIEKNFQKAINQYYKHTKFDLIVYSTPPMTFSKLITKLKYKNNAKTYLLLKDIFPQNAVDLKMFRSTGIIYRYFRKKETETYNVSDLIGCMSPGNKKYLLQENKDIDKSKVHIFRNATYSKDIQLEQSHEIFRDLNIDSKRISFIYGGNIGLPQGIHNIKKVMARFHEIPNSNLIILGNGTKFEELKQYALSLNNKNIHVFDRLPKEQYDQLLKMCDIGLIFLDERFTIPNYPSRLTSYLQLSKPILVSTDINTDIGTEVVEKEAGLWNLSTNIDQFIKNAKTMVLDENLRENMSRNARKFYDEEFIIEDNVEKMLTQIKEY; via the coding sequence ATGAATATTATCTTTCTAACATTAATAGACTTTAAAACTACAAAAGACCAAGGAATCTACCATGATTTTATTAATGAATTAAAGAAATATAGTAACAAGATAGTAGTCGTGTCGCCTAACGAAAGACGTAAAAAGAATATAACAGAGATAATCAACGAAGGTAAAGTTGATATTTTAAAAGTAAAAACTGGGAATATCACCAAAACTAATAAAATTGAAAAAGGGATTAGGACTTTATTTATAGAGAAAAATTTTCAAAAAGCCATTAATCAATATTATAAACATACTAAATTTGATCTTATAGTATATTCGACTCCTCCAATGACATTTTCAAAACTAATTACGAAACTCAAGTACAAAAATAATGCTAAAACTTATTTATTATTAAAAGATATATTTCCTCAAAATGCTGTAGATTTAAAAATGTTTAGGTCTACAGGTATTATATATAGATATTTTCGAAAAAAGGAAACTGAAACTTATAATGTGTCTGACTTAATTGGTTGTATGTCTCCAGGAAACAAAAAATATTTGTTACAAGAAAATAAAGATATTGATAAAAGTAAAGTTCATATTTTTAGGAATGCCACATATAGTAAAGACATACAGCTTGAGCAAAGTCATGAAATTTTTAGGGATTTAAATATTGATAGTAAAAGAATCTCATTTATATATGGTGGCAATATTGGTTTACCTCAGGGAATTCATAATATAAAAAAAGTAATGGCTAGGTTCCATGAAATACCAAATAGTAATTTAATAATTTTAGGAAATGGTACAAAATTTGAGGAATTAAAACAATATGCATTATCTTTAAATAATAAAAATATACATGTTTTTGATAGGTTACCAAAAGAGCAATATGACCAATTATTAAAAATGTGCGATATTGGACTTATATTTTTAGATGAAAGGTTTACTATACCTAATTACCCCTCAAGACTCACTAGTTATTTACAATTGTCTAAGCCTATTTTAGTGAGCACGGATATTAATACTGATATTGGTACAGAAGTAGTTGAAAAAGAAGCTGGATTATGGAATTTGAGTACAAATATAGATCAATTCATTAAAAATGCTAAAACGATGGTTCTTGATGAAAATTTAAGAGAGAATATGTCAAGAAATGCAAGGAAATTTTATGATGAAGAATTTATAATAGAAGATAATGTAGAGAAAATGTTAACTCAAATAAAGGAGTACTGA
- a CDS encoding sugar transferase, producing MKRIFDITFSCLILLFTSPIIALTYILVVMTMGKPAIFKQLRPGYLGKAFNIYKFRTMLNTTDVNGNLLPNEERRHPVGNFIRKTSLDELPQLINVVKGDISLVGPRPLLMDYLPLYNEYQRKRMNVKPGITGWAQINGRNAISWEKKFELDVWYVENQSFKLDMFILFKTIQNVVKRKDINASENISMTKFKGTKL from the coding sequence ATGAAACGAATTTTTGATATTACTTTTAGCTGTTTAATACTTTTATTTACATCACCAATAATTGCTTTAACTTATATATTAGTTGTTATGACTATGGGAAAGCCTGCAATATTTAAACAGTTAAGACCAGGTTACCTAGGAAAGGCATTTAATATTTATAAATTTAGAACAATGTTAAATACTACTGATGTAAATGGCAATCTACTTCCAAACGAAGAACGAAGACACCCGGTTGGGAATTTTATAAGAAAAACTAGTTTAGACGAACTTCCACAATTGATTAATGTTGTAAAAGGAGATATAAGTTTAGTTGGTCCAAGACCACTTTTAATGGATTACTTGCCTTTATATAATGAATATCAAAGAAAAAGAATGAATGTAAAGCCTGGTATAACTGGTTGGGCACAGATTAACGGTAGAAACGCAATTTCATGGGAGAAAAAATTTGAATTAGATGTATGGTATGTAGAAAATCAATCGTTCAAATTAGACATGTTTATATTATTTAAAACAATACAAAATGTAGTGAAAAGAAAAGATATTAATGCTAGTGAAAATATATCAATGACAAAATTTAAAGGTACAAAATTATGA
- a CDS encoding acetyltransferase — protein sequence MKEIILIGMGGHSKVVKDIIELNGEFKVVGYLDDKFHEKSVSDGIIYDNLNSYRNYKEKYFIITIGNNKIRKQIFEKLELPLSKYPKFIHPSAVIGSNVKIGYGTVVMANVVVNANTNVGNFCILNTMASIGHDVLIKDFAHISPNSTLTGGVQVGMATQIGAGSTVTPKVIIGDSTLVGAGSTVISNISNNMTVFGTPAKPKE from the coding sequence ATGAAAGAAATTATATTAATAGGTATGGGCGGACATTCAAAAGTAGTCAAAGATATCATTGAATTAAATGGTGAATTTAAGGTTGTTGGATATTTGGATGATAAATTTCACGAAAAATCAGTCAGTGATGGTATTATTTATGACAATTTAAACTCATATAGAAACTATAAGGAGAAATATTTTATTATTACAATTGGCAATAATAAAATAAGAAAACAAATTTTTGAAAAGTTAGAACTTCCACTCAGTAAATACCCTAAGTTTATACATCCTTCAGCAGTTATTGGATCGAATGTTAAAATAGGATATGGAACAGTAGTTATGGCAAATGTAGTAGTAAATGCAAATACTAATGTAGGTAATTTCTGCATTTTAAATACAATGGCAAGTATTGGGCATGATGTATTAATTAAAGACTTTGCTCATATATCGCCTAATTCTACGTTAACAGGTGGTGTGCAAGTAGGGATGGCCACTCAAATAGGTGCAGGATCTACGGTAACGCCAAAAGTAATAATTGGAGATTCAACATTAGTAGGTGCAGGGTCAACCGTAATTAGTAATATATCAAATAATATGACAGTATTTGGTACACCAGCCAAACCCAAGGAGTGA
- a CDS encoding LCP family protein: MLKLLVKIQKKKSITHTLMGGLGIAAKSVEKNMDVPIDQYVAININSVSTLIDKVNGVYIVSNATFNIRDYTFEKVKKYHMDGKEVLAYMRSKKEAGAGGDERRQARQQLVTEVVAKKLIQVQYRKSIQYLT, translated from the coding sequence ATGCTGAAATTGTTGGTAAAGATACAGAAGAAAAAATCAATCACACATACGCTTATGGGTGGTTTGGGTATAGCAGCGAAATCTGTAGAAAAGAATATGGATGTCCCAATTGATCAATATGTGGCCATAAACATAAATAGTGTTTCTACACTAATAGATAAAGTCAATGGTGTTTATATTGTTAGTAATGCAACTTTCAATATTAGAGACTATACATTTGAAAAAGTTAAGAAATATCACATGGATGGCAAAGAAGTATTGGCGTATATGCGGAGTAAGAAAGAAGCAGGTGCTGGTGGCGATGAAAGAAGGCAAGCGCGACAACAACTCGTGACCGAAGTTGTAGCTAAAAAATTAATCCAAGTTCAATACCGAAAATCAATTCAATATTTAACGTAA
- a CDS encoding phenylacetate--CoA ligase family protein, whose amino-acid sequence MNLRKTIFNIIKFRDYKYINSVKKNLRNNIEKPIQINELNKEKFLEFITNNSVYYKQYKDKKIHDFPIITKRDIVDNYNEIATIKPEKRKKLIKVSTSGSYGTPLSFYVTKEKRLTQQGEVLFFGSYSNFDLGVKHLYIRVIKPSFKNMIIKNQYILKPGNIDQNWMRKALKKISNEKHKVIITYPSIMNNLATYACEHQYEIKHIKGIITYGEKLDEKSSQNIYKTFNCKPLSRYSTEELGVLANTKIDSNEMILNQVNYYIEILDENNEPVAEGNTGKVVVTDFNSHIIPLVRYDTGDLATLTRYKDGLAHTISNIEGRKIETVYTTRGDALMPFNINIMMSKIENIYQFQFIQKGRKEYDLKILPKKSFDESKLNELKNQYKNLLGEDASINIILVDKIETLKSGKRPYIINQYAQK is encoded by the coding sequence ATGAATCTGAGAAAAACAATTTTTAATATAATAAAGTTTAGAGACTATAAATATATAAATTCAGTTAAGAAAAATTTGAGAAACAATATTGAGAAACCTATACAAATTAATGAATTAAATAAAGAAAAATTTTTAGAATTTATCACTAATAATTCAGTATATTATAAACAGTATAAGGATAAGAAGATTCATGATTTTCCCATTATAACTAAGCGAGATATTGTAGATAATTATAATGAAATTGCAACAATTAAACCTGAAAAACGAAAAAAATTAATTAAAGTGTCAACTAGTGGCTCATATGGGACGCCATTATCATTTTATGTCACTAAAGAAAAAAGATTAACTCAACAAGGTGAAGTATTATTTTTTGGTAGCTACTCTAATTTTGATTTAGGGGTTAAACATCTATATATACGAGTTATTAAACCAAGTTTTAAGAATATGATTATCAAAAATCAATATATATTAAAACCTGGTAATATAGACCAAAATTGGATGAGAAAAGCACTGAAAAAAATATCAAATGAAAAGCACAAGGTTATCATTACTTATCCAAGTATTATGAATAATTTAGCTACTTATGCTTGTGAGCACCAATATGAAATAAAACATATTAAAGGCATCATTACTTATGGAGAGAAATTAGATGAGAAATCTAGTCAAAATATTTATAAAACTTTTAATTGTAAGCCGTTATCAAGGTATTCTACAGAAGAATTAGGGGTTTTAGCTAATACTAAGATAGATAGTAATGAAATGATTTTGAATCAAGTAAATTACTATATAGAAATTTTAGATGAAAATAATGAACCTGTTGCTGAAGGAAATACAGGTAAAGTGGTAGTGACAGACTTTAATTCTCATATTATCCCATTGGTACGTTATGATACTGGAGACTTAGCTACATTAACTAGATATAAAGATGGTCTTGCCCATACTATTAGTAATATAGAGGGCAGGAAAATAGAAACGGTGTATACTACTAGGGGTGATGCATTAATGCCCTTTAATATTAATATAATGATGAGTAAAATTGAAAATATTTATCAATTTCAATTTATACAAAAAGGCAGAAAAGAATATGATCTTAAAATTTTACCAAAGAAAAGTTTTGATGAATCAAAATTAAATGAATTAAAAAATCAATATAAAAATCTTCTGGGTGAAGATGCGTCAATTAATATTATTTTAGTAGATAAAATAGAAACGCTTAAATCTGGGAAAAGACCCTATATCATTAATCAATATGCTCAAAAATAA